A stretch of the Terriglobia bacterium genome encodes the following:
- a CDS encoding VWA domain-containing protein: MLLRAVLSAFLLFQFTISVDVDLAVFNITVLGNDGKPVTGLTADSFKIFEDGREEKIKIFQPEDTPATVGLLIDNSGSMTNKRRDVVEAALAFIDASHPDDEMFIVDFNRRAWLALPTGTSFTSDRSLLRATLTETRSEGTTALYDAMELALNHLKDGARQRKALVILSDGGDNSSHIRQDDALKMAEQSSATIYSIGIYDPFQKDRNPGVLKKIAKVTGGESYFPSSLTEMRAIWPRIAGAIRGQYTIGYMSSNQAKDGTFRKVKIVAKNKRGKMLDVRARPGYVSGEAPK, encoded by the coding sequence ATGCTCCTCAGGGCGGTGCTTTCCGCATTCCTTCTCTTTCAGTTCACGATCTCGGTGGACGTCGATCTCGCCGTCTTCAACATCACTGTCCTGGGAAACGATGGCAAGCCGGTGACCGGCCTGACAGCCGACAGTTTCAAAATCTTCGAAGACGGACGCGAGGAGAAGATCAAGATTTTCCAGCCCGAAGATACGCCGGCGACGGTCGGGCTGTTGATCGATAACAGCGGCAGCATGACGAATAAACGGAGGGATGTCGTCGAGGCCGCTCTCGCTTTTATCGACGCCAGTCACCCGGACGACGAGATGTTCATCGTCGACTTCAACCGCAGGGCATGGCTGGCTCTCCCAACCGGAACGTCCTTCACCAGCGATCGCTCTCTCCTCCGGGCAACGCTTACCGAAACGCGCTCCGAAGGCACCACGGCGCTCTACGATGCGATGGAACTGGCGCTGAATCATCTGAAAGACGGCGCTCGCCAGCGGAAAGCCCTGGTTATCCTGAGCGACGGTGGAGACAACTCGAGTCATATCCGGCAGGACGATGCCCTGAAGATGGCGGAACAATCCAGCGCCACCATCTATTCCATCGGCATTTACGATCCGTTCCAGAAAGACCGGAATCCCGGAGTGCTCAAGAAAATTGCGAAGGTCACGGGAGGCGAGTCGTACTTTCCCTCCAGCCTGACCGAAATGCGCGCGATCTGGCCGCGGATCGCGGGCGCCATCCGCGGCCAATATACGATCGGGTACATGTCGAGCAATCAGGCGAAGGATGGCACGTTCCGGAAGGTCAAAATCGTCGCCAAGAATAAGCGGGGGAAGATGCTCGACGTCCGGGCCCGGCCCGGCTACGTCAGCGGCGAAGCTCCGAAGTAG
- a CDS encoding protein-methionine-sulfoxide reductase heme-binding subunit MsrQ produces MARKKPNRWWIIKPVVFVACLLPTAWTIRVLWLAYQGQDPGVFGDPIKVVREVTGIWTLRFLMITLAITPLRRLTGWNSLIRMRRLMGLFAFFQGTVHLAIYLWLDESFIMSEIVKDVIRRPFIASGMASFFLMLPLAVTSTRKWIKRLGGKRWQLLHRLIYFAGAAGVLHYYFYVKSDIREPLAYAVLLAVLLAFRGVHALRERGLKPATTVGV; encoded by the coding sequence ATGGCGCGGAAGAAGCCCAACCGCTGGTGGATTATTAAGCCGGTTGTATTCGTTGCCTGTCTTCTGCCAACAGCGTGGACGATCCGGGTCCTCTGGCTTGCATATCAAGGCCAGGATCCGGGAGTCTTCGGCGATCCCATCAAAGTTGTCCGCGAAGTCACAGGAATCTGGACGCTCCGCTTTCTGATGATCACCCTTGCCATCACGCCGCTTCGCCGGCTGACGGGATGGAACAGTCTGATCCGTATGAGGCGGCTGATGGGGCTATTCGCGTTCTTCCAGGGCACGGTCCATCTCGCCATCTATCTCTGGCTCGACGAATCATTCATCATGAGCGAGATCGTCAAAGACGTGATCCGGCGGCCGTTCATTGCCTCGGGAATGGCGAGTTTCTTTCTGATGCTTCCACTCGCCGTCACCTCAACCAGGAAGTGGATTAAAAGACTGGGCGGCAAGCGGTGGCAGCTCCTTCACCGGCTGATTTACTTCGCCGGCGCCGCCGGCGTGCTTCATTACTATTTTTATGTGAAATCGGATATCCGGGAGCCTCTGGCCTATGCCGTATTGCTGGCGGTCCTGCTGGCATTCCGGGGGGTGCATGCGCTTCGAGAGCGCGGGCTGAAGCCCGCGACGACAGTCGGGGTATAG
- the msrP gene encoding protein-methionine-sulfoxide reductase catalytic subunit MsrP, with the protein MLIKRACNIPSSEITSENLYHNRRDFIKTASAVLGVAAAGTIASACAPGVVGAAAGPVAKGKYDTDEKLTPLQDVTNFNNYYEFGTGKDDPARNSKNFKPRPWSVKVEGLVQKPATYNLDDLLKGTTVEDRVYRMRCVEAWSMVIPWQGVPLADLIKKLQPLPSAKFVEFKTLVDGNQFPEQRRSFLKVLDWPYIEGLRMDEAMNPLALFATGLYGKPLPSQNGAPLRLVTPWKYGFKGIKAIVSIRFTDKQPVNTWQQQAANEYGFYANVNPGVDHPRWSQGKEQRIGEFFKRATLMFNGYSDQVASMYSGMDLRKNY; encoded by the coding sequence ATGCTTATCAAGCGCGCATGCAATATTCCTTCATCGGAAATCACATCCGAAAACCTGTACCACAACCGGCGGGACTTCATTAAGACGGCTTCCGCGGTTCTGGGAGTTGCTGCGGCCGGAACCATTGCCTCGGCGTGCGCTCCCGGCGTTGTTGGGGCCGCCGCCGGACCGGTAGCCAAGGGCAAATACGACACAGATGAGAAGCTCACACCTCTCCAGGACGTGACGAACTTCAACAACTACTACGAATTCGGAACCGGCAAAGATGACCCTGCCCGGAACTCTAAGAATTTCAAACCGAGACCGTGGAGTGTCAAGGTCGAAGGGCTGGTGCAAAAGCCCGCCACATATAATTTAGATGACCTGCTTAAAGGAACAACCGTGGAGGACCGGGTCTACCGGATGAGATGCGTCGAAGCATGGTCCATGGTGATCCCGTGGCAAGGCGTTCCTTTGGCGGATCTGATCAAGAAACTGCAACCTCTACCGTCGGCAAAATTCGTGGAATTCAAGACGCTGGTTGACGGGAACCAGTTCCCGGAACAGCGCCGGTCCTTCCTGAAAGTTCTCGATTGGCCGTACATCGAAGGCCTTCGAATGGATGAGGCCATGAACCCGCTGGCCCTTTTCGCAACCGGTCTTTACGGAAAGCCGCTGCCGAGCCAGAACGGCGCGCCGCTCCGTCTGGTCACGCCCTGGAAGTACGGCTTCAAAGGCATCAAGGCGATTGTGAGTATCCGCTTCACCGACAAGCAGCCGGTCAACACCTGGCAACAGCAGGCTGCAAACGAGTACGGCTTTTACGCGAACGTGAATCCAGGCGTCGATCATCCCCGGTGGAGCCAGGGGAAGGAACAGCGGATCGGCGAATTCTTCAAGAGAGCCACGTTGATGTTCAACGGATACAGCGACCAGGTCGCGTCCATGTATTCCGGAATGGACCTCCGTAAGAACTACTGA